One genomic region from Balaenoptera acutorostrata chromosome 1, mBalAcu1.1, whole genome shotgun sequence encodes:
- the TMCO2 gene encoding transmembrane and coiled-coil domain-containing protein 2, whose amino-acid sequence MSLLSSIWDIIIDYLSLSSIWNYLQATFLGETSVPQQTNLGLLDNLAPAVQVILGISFLILLGIGVYALWKRSVQSIQKILLFAVTLYKLYKKGSDFFQALLVHPEGNGLPFQDSNIFLSLGLQEKILKKLQTVENKMKNLERMIISQKPATKSDCSSERYCSCSDCQSPLLTSGFTSTSEM is encoded by the exons ATGTCACTTTTGTCTTCTATCTGGGACATCATAATAGATTATCTCTCTCTGAGCTCGATATGGAATTATCTACAAGCAACTTTTCTGGGAGAGACTAGTGTGCCTCAGCAAACAAATTTGGGGCTACTAGATAATCTTGCTCCGGCTGTGCAAGTTATCCTGgggatttcctttttgattttgcTGGGAATAGGAGTATATGCCTTATGGAAACGAAGTGTTCAGTCAATTCAG aaaatattgttGTTTGCAGTCACACTCTACAAACTTTACAAGAAAGGCTCAGATTTTTTTCAGGCTTTGCTGGTCCACCCAGAAGGGAATGGTCTCCCATTTCAAGACAGTAATATCTTCTTATCTTTGGGTCTGCaagagaaaattctgaaaaaacttCAGACAgtggaaaacaaaatgaagaaccTGGAAAGGATGATCATTTCCCAAAAACCTGCCACAAAGAGCGATTGCTCCTCTGAGCGCTACTGCAGCTGCTCCGACTGCCAGAGTCCCTTGCTTACATCAGGGTTTACATCCACATCTGAAATGTGA